From a single Lentisphaera profundi genomic region:
- a CDS encoding formylglycine-generating enzyme family protein, producing MIKKTSSSKLHFVYISFIFLSVHLPLFSQESFEGKENKLTGKQQEELKKINSLMTEVFPEGTSSKEGKEIIHASEKIDENKALPENKKYSLSAEMQSLLLKDMIWVEGGEFQMGSDDPDALPREGPVHTVSLDGFYIGKTEVTQAVFEELMGWNYSYNPGPENAVNHISWFNMQLFIKRLNHTTGKKFRLPTEAEWEYAAKGGQKSKNYTYSGSNNIDDVAWYAGNAKNKSHPVAKKKPNELGLYDMTGNLWEFCLDDMSRKAYTKEARNNPIMGDITKMDRPAMKVLRGGGYEFLADESEVYRRDGATNNVRLPDVGFRLAMSKE from the coding sequence ATGATCAAAAAAACAAGTTCTAGCAAGCTCCATTTCGTATATATATCTTTCATCTTTTTATCAGTTCATTTACCTTTATTTTCGCAAGAATCTTTTGAAGGAAAAGAAAATAAACTCACAGGGAAACAACAAGAAGAATTAAAAAAGATCAATAGTTTAATGACTGAAGTTTTTCCTGAAGGCACATCCTCCAAAGAGGGAAAAGAAATTATCCACGCTTCAGAAAAAATAGATGAAAATAAAGCTCTTCCAGAGAATAAAAAATATTCATTATCAGCAGAGATGCAATCTCTTTTGTTAAAGGATATGATTTGGGTAGAAGGAGGAGAGTTCCAAATGGGATCCGATGATCCCGATGCTTTGCCTAGAGAAGGACCTGTTCATACAGTGAGCTTAGATGGTTTTTATATAGGTAAAACAGAAGTCACACAAGCTGTTTTTGAAGAATTAATGGGCTGGAATTATAGTTATAATCCCGGTCCAGAAAATGCAGTGAATCATATTAGTTGGTTCAATATGCAATTATTTATAAAAAGATTGAATCACACTACAGGCAAAAAATTTCGTTTACCCACTGAAGCAGAATGGGAGTATGCGGCGAAAGGGGGCCAAAAATCCAAAAATTACACTTATAGCGGCTCCAATAATATTGATGATGTTGCGTGGTATGCGGGCAATGCCAAGAACAAAAGCCACCCCGTGGCCAAAAAGAAACCCAATGAATTGGGGCTCTATGACATGACCGGTAATTTATGGGAGTTTTGCTTAGATGATATGAGCCGTAAAGCTTATACTAAAGAAGCCAGAAACAATCCTATAATGGGGGATATAACAAAAATGGACCGCCCTGCAATGAAAGTCCTTCGCGGTGGAGGCTATGAGTTTTTGGCGGATGAATCCGAAGTCTATCGCCGTGATGGAGCTACGAATAATGTCCGTCTACCCGATGTCGGTTTTCGCTTAGCCATGAGTAAAGAATAG